Proteins encoded within one genomic window of Schaalia sp. HMT-172:
- the smc gene encoding chromosome segregation protein SMC — translation MHLKNLTLRGFKSFASATTLALEPGITCVVGPNGSGKSNVVDALAWVMGEQGARALRGSNMADVIFAGTSGRAALGRAQVDLTIDNTDGLLDIEYSEVTISRTLFRGGGSEYSINGSPVRLLDVQELLSDTGMGRQMHVIVGQGQLDAILSSTPEERRGFIEEAAGVLKHRRRKERALKKLSDMDANLVRVLDLTNEIHRQLGPLARQARVARRASLIQARVRDAKARLLADDLASALSKLSVLEASDESAAERRASLEEQIAAARAELARLEGAERASSPALDQASADWQSLTTITERLRGTLMAATQKVSLRATPELPPGGEDPDVLDERARVAGAEDAALAAQVEEARSALTSATRAREAAEDADESASRELARVNRVIADHREKVARLTGDATTAASRLEAARAEAERAWGAYRAAQERAEVAAAAVPATGRLSVSADEAVVSSSGKAQSDSAFDKAADGPETGGGAARAHAEASARRDAARARVDELLGVEREARADRARWEARRDALSQLLTPEDGTAELLGRPGVLGQVAPQLRVAPGYEDAVASALAPFADAVVVDSLARGLHELDVARAAGRSLRLVVAPPAPESDADEPADTRASSPERAGEGAVPADVGDLPEGATWLGSVVACEGGAAPLTSLLDGVVVCSAHEAPSVLGVPGVRAVVTPGGDVLRAWSVEGGHQASSVLSVRADYEEASTQTEAAQARMAEVSEQLSEANAHLDRRIREANDALKALREEDAQRAKEAQELARAQSAAQAANAEAERAHDVARRADEQVEWAKEQDVAAKARLEGADSVGPPESLEDAQARADAASRAAREAREAENEARLSLRTLEEQSRRAAARARSLRQGAAAQREERARYARREAARQTELATASDVESAARIALEAAERALSRAASERDRLSERRSQVSQEVSDARRALDRLGAELSEATASAHQGQIAAEQTRLRVEDLQRRALEELSLEPEQLLAEFGPQTPVPMLPLDPDDVEKVAGAEPSAYVRAEQERALAKAQKDLEKLGRVNPLALEEHEALASRHKFLVDQVQDLKQSKADLLRIVTDVDRLVEEAFASAFAETREQFEHVFGVLFPGGAGDLVLTDPEDMLATGIEIEARPAGKKVKRLSLLSGGERSLAAIAFLVAIFKARPSPFYVMDEVEAALDDVNLTRLLAIFKELQETSQLIVITHQKRTMEIADALYGVTMRDGVTTVVSQRLAD, via the coding sequence GTGCACCTCAAGAACCTGACGCTGCGGGGCTTTAAGTCCTTCGCCAGTGCGACCACGCTTGCCCTCGAGCCGGGCATCACGTGCGTCGTCGGCCCCAACGGGTCGGGTAAATCGAACGTCGTCGACGCTCTCGCCTGGGTGATGGGCGAGCAGGGGGCACGCGCGCTGCGCGGCTCGAACATGGCGGACGTTATCTTCGCGGGGACATCTGGGCGCGCGGCGTTGGGGCGCGCCCAGGTGGACCTGACGATCGACAACACCGACGGGCTGCTCGACATTGAGTACTCGGAGGTCACGATCAGCCGCACCCTGTTCCGCGGGGGCGGCTCGGAGTACTCCATCAACGGTTCGCCCGTGCGTCTCCTGGACGTCCAGGAGCTCCTGTCGGATACGGGTATGGGCCGCCAGATGCACGTGATCGTCGGCCAGGGCCAGCTCGACGCGATCCTGTCCTCCACCCCCGAGGAGCGCCGCGGTTTCATCGAAGAGGCCGCGGGCGTCCTCAAGCATCGGCGCCGCAAGGAACGAGCGCTCAAGAAGCTGTCGGACATGGACGCGAACCTTGTGCGCGTCCTGGACCTGACGAACGAGATTCACCGCCAGCTGGGGCCCCTGGCCCGCCAGGCGCGCGTTGCCAGGCGCGCCTCCCTCATTCAGGCGCGCGTGCGCGACGCGAAGGCCCGCCTGCTCGCGGACGATCTGGCGTCTGCGCTTTCCAAGCTGTCGGTGCTCGAGGCATCGGACGAGTCGGCGGCCGAGCGCCGCGCGTCGCTCGAGGAGCAGATAGCCGCCGCGCGCGCCGAGCTTGCGCGTCTGGAGGGCGCTGAGCGCGCGTCCTCGCCGGCGCTCGATCAGGCGTCTGCCGACTGGCAGTCGCTGACCACGATCACCGAGCGCCTGCGCGGCACGCTGATGGCCGCGACGCAAAAGGTCTCCCTGCGTGCCACTCCCGAGCTGCCCCCGGGCGGCGAGGATCCCGACGTGCTTGACGAGCGCGCCCGCGTCGCCGGCGCCGAGGACGCCGCCCTGGCCGCTCAGGTCGAGGAGGCGCGCTCTGCCCTGACGTCCGCGACTCGCGCGCGCGAGGCAGCAGAAGACGCCGACGAATCAGCCTCCCGTGAGCTCGCCCGCGTCAACCGTGTCATCGCCGACCATCGGGAGAAGGTCGCCCGTCTCACGGGTGACGCCACCACGGCAGCCTCACGCCTGGAGGCCGCCCGCGCCGAGGCAGAGCGCGCGTGGGGCGCATACCGCGCGGCTCAGGAGCGTGCCGAGGTGGCGGCTGCGGCTGTGCCCGCCACCGGTCGTTTGTCCGTCTCTGCGGACGAGGCCGTGGTGTCCTCTTCCGGGAAGGCGCAGTCTGACAGTGCGTTCGATAAAGCTGCTGATGGGCCGGAAACTGGCGGCGGAGCCGCCCGCGCACACGCCGAGGCATCGGCCCGTCGTGACGCCGCTCGCGCGCGCGTGGACGAGCTGCTCGGCGTCGAACGCGAGGCCCGCGCCGACCGTGCCCGATGGGAGGCACGACGCGACGCGCTCTCCCAGCTGCTGACCCCCGAGGACGGCACCGCCGAGCTGCTGGGTCGCCCCGGCGTCCTCGGGCAGGTGGCGCCGCAGCTACGTGTGGCCCCCGGCTACGAGGATGCGGTCGCCAGCGCCCTGGCCCCCTTCGCCGACGCAGTCGTCGTCGATTCGCTTGCCCGAGGCCTGCACGAGCTGGACGTCGCCCGCGCAGCCGGGCGCTCGCTGCGGCTCGTCGTCGCACCCCCGGCGCCCGAAAGCGACGCGGACGAGCCAGCGGACACCCGGGCCTCGTCCCCTGAACGCGCGGGCGAGGGTGCGGTGCCCGCAGACGTCGGCGACTTGCCCGAGGGGGCCACGTGGCTGGGATCGGTCGTCGCCTGCGAGGGAGGCGCCGCGCCCCTCACGTCTCTGCTTGATGGGGTCGTCGTCTGCTCAGCGCACGAGGCGCCGTCGGTGCTGGGAGTGCCCGGTGTGCGCGCCGTCGTCACGCCCGGCGGCGACGTGCTGCGCGCGTGGTCGGTCGAGGGAGGCCACCAGGCGTCCTCCGTGCTGTCCGTTCGCGCCGACTACGAGGAGGCGTCTACGCAGACTGAGGCCGCCCAGGCCCGCATGGCCGAGGTGTCCGAGCAGCTCAGTGAGGCGAACGCCCACCTGGACCGGCGCATTCGCGAGGCGAACGACGCCCTGAAGGCCCTGCGCGAGGAAGACGCCCAGCGCGCGAAGGAGGCGCAGGAACTGGCGCGCGCGCAGTCGGCCGCGCAGGCCGCCAACGCCGAGGCCGAGCGCGCCCACGACGTGGCCCGCCGCGCCGACGAACAGGTGGAGTGGGCGAAAGAACAGGACGTGGCGGCCAAGGCTCGCCTGGAAGGAGCAGACTCGGTTGGCCCGCCCGAATCACTGGAGGACGCCCAGGCCCGCGCCGACGCCGCCTCCCGCGCCGCGCGCGAGGCCCGCGAGGCTGAGAACGAGGCTCGCCTTAGCTTGCGCACCCTCGAAGAACAATCGCGGCGCGCCGCCGCGCGCGCCCGCTCCCTGCGCCAGGGGGCCGCGGCCCAGCGCGAGGAGCGCGCCCGCTACGCGAGGCGCGAGGCAGCGAGGCAGACGGAACTGGCCACGGCCTCGGACGTGGAGTCCGCCGCGAGAATAGCGCTGGAAGCCGCCGAACGCGCCCTGTCCCGGGCCGCCTCCGAGCGTGACCGCTTGAGCGAGCGGCGCTCCCAGGTGTCCCAGGAGGTCAGCGATGCGCGCCGCGCCCTGGATCGGCTGGGCGCCGAGCTGTCGGAGGCCACGGCCTCGGCCCACCAGGGGCAGATCGCCGCCGAGCAGACGCGCCTGCGCGTCGAAGACCTGCAGCGGCGCGCCCTGGAGGAGCTCTCCCTCGAACCCGAGCAGCTGCTCGCCGAGTTCGGCCCGCAGACGCCTGTGCCGATGCTGCCCCTCGACCCCGACGACGTCGAGAAGGTCGCGGGAGCCGAGCCGAGCGCGTACGTGCGTGCCGAGCAGGAGCGCGCCCTCGCCAAGGCCCAGAAGGACCTTGAGAAGCTCGGGCGCGTCAACCCCCTGGCGCTCGAGGAACATGAGGCGCTGGCATCCCGGCACAAGTTCCTCGTGGATCAGGTGCAGGACTTGAAGCAGTCGAAGGCGGACCTGCTGCGCATCGTGACGGACGTGGACCGCCTGGTGGAGGAGGCCTTCGCCTCCGCGTTCGCTGAGACGCGCGAGCAGTTCGAGCACGTGTTCGGCGTGCTGTTCCCGGGCGGGGCGGGCGACCTGGTGCTCACAGACCCGGAGGACATGCTTGCCACCGGCATCGAGATCGAGGCGCGGCCGGCGGGCAAGAAAGTCAAGCGTCTCTCGCTCCTGTCGGGCGGCGAACGTTCCCTGGCCGCGATCGCGTTCCTGGTCGCGATCTTCAAGGCGCGACCCTCCCCGTTCTACGTCATGGACGAGGTCGAGGCCGCCCTGGACGACGTGAACCTGACGCGCCTGCTCGCGATCTTCAAGGAGCTGCAGGAGACCTCACAGCTCATCGTGATCACGCACCAGAAGCGCACGATGGAGATCGCGGACGCGCTGTACGGCGTCACGATGCGCGACGGCGTCACGACGGTGGTCTCCCAGCGCTTGGCGGACTAG
- the ndk gene encoding nucleoside-diphosphate kinase, with product MSAKSVLLEPQHLLDPDLEHTLIVVKPDGYARGLTGEILRRIEAKGYTIKGLKLMVASRELLAEHYADHKDKPFFEGLLEFMSSGPVVAMIVEGQRVVEGMRVLMGSTDPTTAPAGTIRGDLGRAWNSPHMENLIHGSDSVDNAKREISLWFPEIY from the coding sequence GTGAGCGCTAAGAGTGTTCTGCTGGAGCCCCAGCACCTTCTCGACCCCGACCTCGAGCACACCCTCATCGTCGTGAAGCCCGACGGCTACGCGCGCGGCCTGACCGGCGAGATCCTGCGCCGCATCGAGGCAAAGGGCTACACGATCAAGGGCCTGAAGCTCATGGTCGCCTCCCGCGAGCTGCTCGCCGAGCACTACGCCGACCATAAGGACAAGCCCTTCTTCGAGGGACTCCTGGAGTTCATGAGCTCCGGCCCCGTCGTCGCCATGATCGTCGAGGGCCAGCGCGTCGTCGAGGGCATGCGCGTCCTCATGGGGTCCACCGACCCGACGACCGCCCCCGCTGGCACGATCCGCGGCGACCTGGGCCGCGCCTGGAACAGCCCCCACATGGAGAACCTGATCCACGGCTCGGACTCCGTGGATAACGCAAAGCGCGAAATCTCCCTGTGGTTCCCGGAGATTTACTGA
- the dhaM gene encoding dihydroxyacetone kinase phosphoryl donor subunit DhaM — MSVRVAFVIVSHSASLAVGVCELAAQMAPDVPFTAAGGTDDGRIGTSYDRVEAALEAALGAVEGEGSGVVVLTDLGSATMTVESAIDMSDEPERVRFVDTALVEGAVAASVRAQLGDSLSQVAEVAASVAPHIEAIPAPEAPKDPVPLISGDSGQAPASSLWASADAVVADPVGLHARPAAAFVRLAGTFDAEVSVNGADGGSVLDLMALGVAQGDTVHIEANGADATAAVAALADMLESANAPL; from the coding sequence ATGAGCGTGCGCGTCGCCTTCGTTATCGTCTCGCATTCCGCCTCCCTGGCTGTCGGCGTGTGCGAACTCGCCGCACAGATGGCCCCCGACGTGCCCTTCACAGCCGCCGGCGGAACCGACGACGGTCGCATCGGCACCTCTTACGACCGCGTGGAGGCGGCCCTGGAGGCCGCGCTCGGCGCGGTCGAGGGGGAGGGCAGCGGCGTTGTCGTACTCACCGACCTCGGATCGGCCACGATGACCGTCGAATCCGCCATCGACATGAGCGACGAGCCCGAGCGCGTGCGCTTCGTGGACACCGCCCTCGTCGAGGGCGCCGTCGCAGCCTCCGTGCGCGCCCAACTCGGCGACAGCCTCAGCCAGGTCGCCGAAGTCGCTGCCTCCGTGGCCCCGCACATCGAGGCCATCCCTGCCCCGGAGGCGCCCAAGGACCCCGTGCCCCTCATCAGCGGGGACTCGGGACAGGCCCCGGCCTCGTCGCTGTGGGCGTCCGCGGACGCCGTCGTCGCAGACCCCGTGGGCCTGCACGCGCGCCCGGCGGCCGCCTTCGTGCGACTGGCCGGCACCTTCGATGCGGAGGTGAGCGTCAACGGGGCGGACGGCGGGTCCGTGCTCGACCTCATGGCTCTGGGTGTCGCGCAGGGCGACACGGTCCATATCGAAGCAAATGGGGCCGACGCCACAGCTGCTGTTGCTGCCTTGGCGGATATGCTTGAAAGCGCTAACGCACCACTGTGA
- the dhaL gene encoding dihydroxyacetone kinase subunit DhaL — MSVDAAWALRWIEASAATVAQNRDYLVDLDRAIGDGDHGENMDRGFTAAVAALREAQPGTVAEVLKLVAKTLMSTVGGAAGPLYGTAFLRASKAAGGGNLDGAGVVALIEAALGGIQARGKATAGEKTMVDAWTPALEAARAAAEGGADAADVLDAAATAAEAGAAATKPLRATKGRASYLGERSVGHLDPGAVSTSLILRAAARAAVEGGAA, encoded by the coding sequence ATGAGCGTTGACGCAGCGTGGGCCCTGCGATGGATCGAGGCCTCGGCGGCCACGGTCGCTCAGAACCGGGACTACCTGGTGGACCTGGACCGGGCCATCGGGGACGGCGACCACGGAGAAAACATGGACCGGGGCTTCACCGCCGCCGTTGCTGCCCTGCGCGAAGCCCAGCCGGGCACCGTCGCCGAGGTACTCAAATTGGTCGCTAAGACCCTGATGTCCACGGTCGGCGGTGCCGCCGGCCCCCTGTACGGGACCGCGTTCCTGCGCGCATCGAAGGCGGCGGGCGGCGGCAACCTGGACGGCGCCGGCGTCGTCGCGCTCATCGAGGCAGCCCTGGGGGGCATCCAGGCGCGCGGCAAGGCCACCGCGGGCGAAAAAACCATGGTGGACGCGTGGACGCCGGCCCTCGAGGCCGCCCGCGCGGCCGCGGAAGGGGGCGCCGACGCGGCTGACGTCCTGGACGCCGCGGCGACGGCAGCCGAGGCCGGGGCGGCCGCAACGAAGCCCCTGCGCGCCACGAAGGGACGCGCCTCCTACCTGGGCGAACGCTCCGTCGGACACCTGGACCCCGGGGCGGTCTCGACCTCCCTCATCCTGCGTGCCGCCGCGCGCGCCGCAGTCGAGGGCGGTGCCGCATGA
- the dhaK gene encoding dihydroxyacetone kinase subunit DhaK has product MKKLVNDVHAVVRETLEGFALAHPDLVDVHYSPDFVTRHAPKAEGKVGLVSGGGSGHEPLHAGFVGEGMLDAAVPGAVFTSPTPDPILEATKAADRGAGVLHIVKNYTGDVLNFETAAELADMEDIQVATVVVNDDVAVEDSLYTAGRRGVAGTIFVEKIAGAAAERGDSLEEVTRIATKVNDQTRSMGLALGPCTVPHAGKPSFDLGEDEIELGIGIHGEPGYRRGSMESADALVAELYERVRADLGLTEGERVVALVNGMGGTPISELYICFRALAALLKKDGIEIARQMVGNYVTSLEMPGVSVTLMRADDELLELFDAPVATVAWK; this is encoded by the coding sequence ATGAAGAAGCTCGTCAATGACGTCCACGCCGTCGTGCGCGAAACCCTGGAAGGTTTCGCCCTGGCCCACCCCGACCTCGTCGATGTCCACTACTCGCCGGACTTCGTGACCCGTCACGCCCCCAAGGCCGAAGGCAAGGTCGGCCTGGTCTCAGGCGGCGGATCCGGACACGAGCCCCTGCACGCCGGTTTCGTGGGTGAGGGAATGCTGGACGCGGCCGTGCCAGGCGCAGTCTTCACCTCGCCCACCCCCGACCCGATCCTGGAGGCCACGAAGGCCGCCGACCGCGGCGCGGGCGTCCTGCATATCGTTAAGAACTACACGGGCGACGTCCTCAACTTCGAGACCGCCGCCGAGCTGGCCGACATGGAGGACATTCAGGTCGCCACCGTCGTCGTCAACGACGACGTGGCCGTCGAGGACTCCCTGTACACGGCGGGACGCCGCGGCGTCGCCGGAACGATCTTCGTGGAAAAGATAGCGGGCGCCGCGGCAGAGCGCGGCGACTCTCTCGAGGAGGTCACCCGCATCGCGACCAAGGTCAACGACCAGACCCGCTCCATGGGCCTGGCGCTGGGCCCCTGCACCGTGCCCCACGCCGGCAAGCCCTCCTTCGACCTGGGCGAGGACGAAATCGAGCTGGGCATCGGCATCCACGGCGAACCCGGATACCGCCGCGGCTCCATGGAGAGCGCCGACGCGCTGGTCGCGGAGCTCTACGAGCGCGTGCGCGCCGACCTGGGCCTGACCGAAGGTGAGCGCGTCGTCGCCCTCGTCAACGGCATGGGCGGCACCCCCATCTCCGAGCTCTACATCTGCTTCCGTGCCCTCGCTGCCCTCCTGAAGAAGGACGGTATCGAGATCGCCCGCCAGATGGTCGGCAACTACGTCACCAGCCTGGAGATGCCCGGCGTGTCCGTGACCCTCATGCGCGCCGACGACGAGCTCCTCGAGCTCTTCGACGCGCCCGTGGCGACGGTGGCCTGGAAGTAA
- a CDS encoding folylpolyglutamate synthase/dihydrofolate synthase family protein produces the protein MAGESFFGQDPAHDDQRGGIPADLIPYLEAADEAEDTQAGETSDPQAEESEREAALRALVENSLLLGPDPSVLAEIEGEVDEDFADDAAEARDERASHEAALARAEEDMALDERVQEIYRSIVARAPEHDIDPTLDRVKLALDILGDPQRSYPSIHITGTNGKTSTSRMIDSLLAAFGMKTGRFTSPHLLDVRERISLEGLPITREGFVRAWEDVAPYIAMVDERSQEEGGPRLSFFEVFTIMAYAAFADYPVDAAVVEVGMGGRWDATNVIDAGVSVITPIALDHTKWLGSTIEEIAREKAGIIKPGQIVVIMAQEEAVLNILLEQARSVDAIARVEGRDFEVVGRQMGVGGQMVTIRTPSAIYEDVFVPLFGQYQAHNAAAALVAVEAFMGGRGLDGRIVEQGLMNASSPGRMQVVRHSPTIIVDAAHNPAGAATLREAVESSFAFARIAGVYSAMGDKDVEGVLSEVEPFVDHLVVTQMPGERAADLARLAEIAEEVFGPDRVDVRESLADAVDRAAEIAEAGAEPADRSGVLVFGSVMLAGEMLKLAGHSPR, from the coding sequence ATGGCAGGCGAATCGTTCTTCGGGCAAGACCCCGCCCACGACGACCAGCGCGGCGGAATCCCGGCCGACCTGATCCCGTACCTGGAAGCGGCCGACGAGGCCGAGGACACCCAGGCGGGGGAGACGAGCGACCCGCAGGCCGAGGAGAGCGAACGCGAGGCCGCCCTGCGCGCCCTCGTGGAGAACTCCCTGTTGCTGGGCCCTGACCCCTCCGTGCTCGCAGAGATCGAGGGCGAGGTGGACGAGGACTTCGCCGACGACGCCGCCGAGGCACGCGACGAGCGCGCTTCCCATGAGGCCGCTCTCGCCCGCGCCGAGGAAGACATGGCCCTCGACGAACGTGTGCAGGAGATCTACCGCTCCATCGTCGCGCGCGCCCCCGAACACGACATCGATCCCACGCTCGACCGTGTGAAGCTCGCCCTGGACATCCTGGGCGACCCGCAGCGTTCCTACCCGTCGATCCACATCACGGGCACCAACGGCAAGACCTCCACGTCGCGCATGATCGACTCGCTGCTCGCCGCTTTCGGCATGAAGACGGGCCGCTTCACGAGCCCGCATCTGCTCGACGTGCGCGAACGCATCTCCCTGGAGGGCCTCCCGATCACGCGCGAGGGATTCGTGCGCGCCTGGGAGGACGTCGCCCCGTACATCGCCATGGTCGACGAGCGTAGCCAGGAGGAAGGCGGACCGCGCCTGTCCTTCTTCGAGGTCTTCACGATCATGGCCTACGCGGCCTTCGCGGATTACCCTGTGGACGCCGCCGTCGTCGAGGTCGGCATGGGCGGGCGCTGGGACGCCACGAACGTCATTGATGCGGGCGTCTCCGTCATCACGCCAATCGCCCTGGACCACACGAAGTGGCTGGGCTCCACGATCGAGGAAATCGCGCGCGAAAAGGCCGGCATCATCAAGCCCGGCCAGATCGTCGTCATCATGGCTCAGGAAGAGGCCGTCCTCAACATCCTCCTCGAGCAGGCGCGCTCCGTGGACGCCATCGCCCGCGTTGAGGGGCGCGACTTCGAGGTCGTGGGCCGCCAGATGGGGGTCGGCGGCCAGATGGTTACGATCCGCACGCCCTCCGCGATCTACGAGGACGTCTTCGTCCCCCTGTTCGGGCAGTATCAGGCGCACAACGCGGCCGCTGCCCTGGTCGCCGTCGAGGCATTCATGGGCGGACGCGGCCTGGACGGGCGCATCGTCGAGCAGGGCCTCATGAACGCCTCCAGCCCGGGGCGCATGCAGGTGGTGCGGCATTCGCCCACGATCATCGTGGACGCCGCCCACAATCCCGCGGGCGCGGCCACCCTGCGCGAGGCCGTGGAGTCCTCCTTCGCCTTCGCGCGCATCGCGGGCGTGTATTCGGCGATGGGCGACAAAGACGTCGAAGGCGTCCTGTCCGAGGTCGAGCCCTTCGTCGACCACCTCGTCGTCACCCAGATGCCGGGCGAGCGCGCCGCTGACCTGGCGCGCCTGGCCGAGATCGCCGAGGAGGTCTTCGGGCCCGACCGGGTAGACGTGCGCGAATCGCTGGCCGACGCGGTCGATCGTGCAGCAGAGATCGCCGAGGCAGGGGCCGAGCCCGCGGATCGTAGCGGAGTCCTGGTGTTTGGCTCGGTCATGCTGGCCGGGGAAATGCTCAAGCTGGCGGGCCACAGCCCGCGATGA